Part of the Lolium rigidum isolate FL_2022 chromosome 6, APGP_CSIRO_Lrig_0.1, whole genome shotgun sequence genome, CACCAGTGTACTCAGACGCACGCCTGGACGACGATGGACGCGCCCACCGCCGACGCCAAGCGCAAGCGCACCGATGCCGACACCGACGTCGCCCACGTCGTCGAAGAGGCCTCCGACGCTGAGGTGGAGGAGTTCTACGCCATCCTCCGCCGCATGCGCGACGCCTCGCGCCGCTTCGTGTCGCGAGCCGGAGCTGGCGGCCGGGCTGGTCTCGCACGCGCGCCGGCATGGCGCCCCAGCTTCTCCTGGGAGGACTTCGCTCCTCCGGCTGCCCCGACGACAACGGCGCCGTcgacgcagcagcagcagcagcagcagcagcggtcaaccgtcgacgagcgcgtcgccGAGAACGCCACGCCGTCGCGCGTCACCCTAGACCTCAACGCCGAGCCGGAGCCCGAGGCGTCGGCCACCCCGCGCCCCTGAGCGCGTCCACGCAtagcgacgacgacgtcgcccgcTCTTACAGTCACCGACGATAAGTTTTATCGCCGGCCGGTGCTACCTCTCACAATCACCGGTCAGGAACAGAAGATGTGGAATGCGGGGTCGGTAAAACCGGAGGCCGATGTCGCCGGCGACTCGCGGGCTCGCGGCTGATGGAGCCTACGAACTACGAAGACGTGGTTTTGTACATAGGGTTTGCCCCATCTCCTTTAACAAATTCTTTCGGTAATCAAAACGACGATAATGGCAAGGATGCGGATGATGGATCGGACGCGACGCGATCGTGACATTGTTCGGCGCTCTCGCTACCCTTCGTTGTCGCGTGAGCTTTCAGGCTATGAATATTGCATCACCTTCATGTCACATCTCTTCAACAGTCTCTCTCTTCCATTAAAAATCACGCGTGAACTCAGATTTGTTTCGATTTCTTACCCGGCACGAATGGATGTTGTGTGAATACTCTCACAGTTACTGTCGTCGTTGTGAAATACAGAACACCGACAGGTGTTGTTGTTGTGAAAAACAACATTACGGAAATGGCCTGCGGCTTGAGCCGAGTTGTCAAGCTCTAAGGTGACATGGCAAACATCAAGATCGTAAATGATGAAACACGGCGGCCTCGAAACTAGCCGTAATCCTAGAAAGATTAAGGCGATGTTTTTCGGAAGAAGATTTAGCCTCTGCTAGAAGAGAAAGGTGTAGCCGTGTGACATGAGGTAGTTCAAGCTATTTTTTTAGGATAAAGGTATAGTCGTCCTGACATCATATAAGATAGAAAAGATTGTTATGTACACATAAGTTTCAAATAACCGGTATGTCAAGCTTTTGTTTCACGTGCTTACAATGATGCCCACGAAGGCAGGGAGATCTCGttaggtaaacctagaggggactTTTTTGTCGTTTTTGCGAAACAGGACCTTTTCCTCTTCGATGTGTTACGTGGACTAATTGCGGATTTTTGttcttcattttttgtttttctgcATGTTTTTCTTCCGTCGGGCATATTTCGTTGTTAACGGAGTACTCCACCCGCCTTCAGTAAATgttcattttttaaaataattaCTAATAAAAAGTTACTTTAAATTTTCCTATTAATAAATCTCGCCAAGGACATTAACTCCTTATCTATTAAGAGAATGAAACAACAAAATTTTACACGGAAAATAGGCGAGCAATTTTTTGTTCATAAGAGGAACATGCGTGGAAACCAACATAAACGATCTCTGAGATATTGCGCAATACTGTCGAACAGGGTAGCCACCCTTCCAATCAGAAAACTGTCCTACAACACTAAATACGCAGCTCccacgttttttttttgaaaagcaaCTTCCACGTAGGTGAGGCGGCGAATTGCATTCTCAGATGCGCGCGTTATGCTCCATGCACACTTTCTAGTACTAGATAACATAGATTAATTATCCAGTACTACGAGATCCTTTCTTTTGCCATGAGACTGACTATAAATTTCCTCGTCAGACAATCAGACTATAGGATTGATGCGCTAGGCAGTTTAACCAAAAAAACCGATCTAATGGAACGAGGCTAGgcactatatttatattcaacacttccCTCACGTCTAGCTTATTTTAGTCATTAGGTGGGTTTGATGCACATGCCGCAgaatcttttttgtttttttatactgcgcgagcagggtcttgaactcaagacacttggctctgataccatataggATTGATGCGCTAGCCAGTTCAACCAAAAGATCAATCTAATGGAAAGAGGTTAGgcactatatttatattcaacatagactactcatagtgcaaGTAATTCGGTAGTAACTTCGTGTTCAACTTAATAAATTttcttatgtggcagtgagttaatgaggagagggGAGAATGGagttactgttatcaccagattttggccaaatcaggagatgggccgtaagtgaagatgtgcttgaaggatatacacgtggagcatctttgaagcggcattgcacgaagagtttgggctagattgcccatgtatctgtaaatatagtagattgcatcttagttagaattaaaagatagagtttaacccgtgcacggttaggtgcacgcccgaattagagagtcccttggactataaatatgtatctagggttattggaaaaggaggacaatcacgttcacaacaaacacaaatcaggcgcatcgccaccccttctttcgagggtttctcccgggtaagcatcatgctgcctagatcgcatcttgcgatctaggcagtacgcgtttattcgttACCTGGTGCTGCTCGTGCGGAAGCGttattgatggcgagtagcactatttatcgtagatgttttggggcctgCATGGATgctttttcttatgcatatctgcttagccatgccgtcccttgatatctagctgcccttacacctatctaggtgtaggggcagcaccatgcttgttcgttgtttagtagatccaatctgttatagttgctccttgattcttcaaggattggtttaatatctgtatggttaggccttgcaaacgggttgaacgatccggtagtgcgttaggtatggtttgttagccctaagagggatgttccgggaattaacttaatgttggtttttaggcctcttttagggttagttttccattatctttcgtgtctattaggctcaactacgcgtaggacgttccaatcacacggtgaaaaccctaaactgtcgtagattggtttagctttatactgatcaagcaggagccccatgtcatcgttaacccgacgtgaaccatggggcgatcggctttgtgagccgatccacagggcaactgatacgtctccaacgtatcgataatttcttatgttccatgctactttattgatgatacctacatgttttatgcacactatatgtcatatttatgcattttctggaactaacctattaacaagatgccgaagagtcggttgctgttttctgctgtttttggtttcagaaatcctagtaaggaaatattctcggaattggacgaaatcttcgcccagggtcctatttttgcacgaagcttccagaagaccgaagagataacgaagtggggccacgaggcagccaggggatagggcagcgcggcccaagccctggccgcgccggcctgccccctgggcccctcgtgtggccccccgcgttgccctttcgcctacttaaagcctccgtcgcgaaacccccagtaccgagagccacgatacggaaaaccttccagagacgccgccgccgcgaatcccatctcgggggttcggagatcgccttcggcaccctgccggagaggggattcatctcccggaggactcttcatctccatgatcgcctccggagtgatgagtgagtagttcacccctggaccataggtccatagcagtagctagatggtcggcttctcctcgttgtgcttcattgttggatcttgtgagctgcctaacatgatcaagatcatctatatgtaattctatatgttgtgtttgtcgggattcgatggatagagagtactatgattatggtgattatcaatctattgtttatgtgttgtttatgatcttgcatgctctccgttactagtagaggctctggccaagtttgtacttttaactccaagagggagtatttatgctcgatagtgggttcatgccttcattgacacctgggacagtgatgagaaagttctaaggttgtgatgtgctattgccactagggataaaacattgattctatgtctaaggatgtagttgtcgattacattacgcaccatacttaatgcaattgtctcgttgcttagcaacttaataccgaatggggttcggatgataacctgaaggtggactttttaggcatagatgcagttggatggcggtctatgtactttgtcgtaatgcccggattaaatctcactatatttatcatatcatgtatatgcattgttatgcctttctctatttgtcaattgcccgactgtaatttgttcacccaacatgcttttatcttatgggagagacacctctagtgaactgtggaccccggtcctattctttacatagcatacaatctactgcaattgtgttttattgttttctttgcaaacatcttccactcgatacgcttaatcctttgttacagcaagccggtgagattgacaacctcactgtttcgttgggacaaagtacttgggttgtgttgtgcaggttccgcgttggcgccggaatgcctggtgttgcgccgcatcacatttcgcgaccatcaaccttcaacgtgcttcttggctcctactcggttcgattaaaccttggtttctttccgagggaaaacttgctactcgtgcgcatcataccttcctcttggggttcccaacgaacgtgtgagttacacgccatcaagctttttttctggcgccgttgccggggagatcaagacacgctgcaaggggagtctccacttctcaatctctttactttgtttttgtcttgctttattttatttactactttgtttgctgcacctaaacaaaacacacaaaaattagttgctagttttactttatttattgtcttgctctctatatccaaaacacaaaaaaaaaattagttacttgcatttactttacttgattcatcatgtttccttttaattttaccacaaaagacataccggtaggacgtgggtccatagttgggagaaataatatagaagaattttacaatcatgttagtattactgaagattttgaagatagacacttggtagaactcgcacctacctatgaaattgctgctgctgctttagttcgcatgttggaaactaaatttgttaatctcaatcctataatccaacacatgtttcttacacttggtgatatggaagaaggggaaaagaaagattttgttttagaaacccttcttagagaatttggtggtctagcaagagaggctagaaaggtttttgctaaatttaatatgctaggttctcataccaattttattggtctctttgaaaaaatggatatggatagaataaggtacactaataatattaatgatggtggggagatcaaagcaccaataccatgtaaactcctagctatgaatgatgcactagaaaataactatgcttggcttgttcctgaaaatttgttcgatgagagtagcaagcctaagattaatgaaaagggagacgctaaaacttatatatccaatatactatgcttggttgagaaaacccccaatacccaaggtaatgttgatgcctcatcccttgataatacttgatttgcactttctgcgcctagctgaaaggcgttaaaaaaagcgcttatgggagacaacccatgttttttactacagtactttgttttatatttgagtcttggaagttgtttactactgtagcaacctctccttatcatgtttttgtgccaagtaaagtttctatgtcaaagttgatgttatatttgggatcgctgcgcagaaacagcattgctgtctgtcacgaatctgggcacaggcctctgtagaaaattcgaaaaaatctgccaatttacgagcgtgatcctcagatatgtacgcaactttcattagttttgagtttttccatttgagcaagtctggtgccatctttaaattcgtctttacggactgttctgtttttgacagattctgccttttatttcgcattgcctcttttgctatgttggatttatttctttgatccattaatgtccagtagcattatgcaatgtccagaagtgaaaataatgattgtgtcacctctgaatgtgtgaattattaattgtgcactaaccctctaatgagtttgcttgaagtttggtgtgaaggaagttttcaagggtcaagagaggagaatgatatactatgatcaagaggagtgaaagctctaagcttggggatgcccccgtggttcatccctgcatattttaagaagactcaagcgtctaagcttggggatgcccaaggcatccccttcttcatcgacaacatcatcgggttcctccccgaaactatatttttattcaatcacatcttgtgttctttgcttggagcgtcggtttgtttttgtttttgtttttgtttgaataaaatggatcctagcattcactttgtgggagagagacacgctccgctgttgcatatggacacatatgtccttaggctttactcataatgttcaaggcgaagtttcttcttcgttaaattgttatatggttggaattggaaaatgctacatgtagtaattctaaaatgtcttggataatgtgatacttggcaattgttgtgctcatgtttaagctcttgcatcatatgctttgcacccattaatgaagaaatacatagagcatgctaaaatttgatttgcatatttggtctctctaaggtctagataatatctagtattgagttttgaacaacaaggaagacggtgtagagtcttataatgtttacaatatgtcttttatgtgagttttgctgcaccagttcatccttgagtttgcttcaaataaccttgctagcctaaaccttgtatcgagagggaatacttctcatgcatccaaaatccttgagccaattactatgccatttgtgtccaccatacctacctactacatggtatttctccgccattccaaagtaaattgcttgagtgctacctttaaaattccatcattcacctttgcaatatatagctcatgggacaaaatagccttaaaaactatcgtagtattgaatatgtacttatgcactttatcttttattaagttgcttgttgtgcgataaccatgcttcggggaacgccatcaactattgttgaatatcatgtgagttgctatgcatgtccgtcttgtccgaaggtctatcattttagtggttggagcatgcaaaattgttagagaagaacattgggccgctaactaaagccatgaacca contains:
- the LOC124659291 gene encoding protein NEGATIVE REGULATOR OF RESISTANCE-like translates to MDAPTADAKRKRTDADTDVAHVVEEASDAEVEEFYAILRRMRDASRRFVSRAGAGGRAGLARAPAWRPSFSWEDFAPPAAPTTTAPSTQQQQQQQQRSTVDERVAENATPSRVTLDLNAEPEPEASATPRP